A stretch of Deinococcus aquaedulcis DNA encodes these proteins:
- a CDS encoding Lrp/AsnC ligand binding domain-containing protein: protein MVTAIVMVQAERQRIPETAEALAGVPGVREVYSVTGEWDIVAILKLSRYEDLDDVVTAGLRRVEGITRTQTMLAFRTYNEALLDQGFGVGLDEGQQQR, encoded by the coding sequence ATGGTCACAGCCATCGTGATGGTCCAAGCAGAGCGGCAGCGCATTCCCGAAACGGCCGAGGCCCTGGCCGGCGTGCCCGGCGTGCGCGAGGTGTACTCCGTGACCGGCGAGTGGGACATCGTGGCGATTCTGAAACTCTCGCGCTACGAGGATCTGGACGACGTGGTCACCGCCGGACTGCGCCGCGTGGAAGGCATCACCCGCACCCAGACCATGCTGGCGTTCCGCACCTATAACGAGGCGCTGCTGGACCAGGGCTTCGGCGTCGGTCTGGACGAGGGCCAGCAGCAGCGCTGA
- the ahbA gene encoding siroheme decarboxylase subunit alpha, whose product MTAPAAPTPQAAHAPEPSAREQLLNRIQRDIPIVQRPYARLAEEVGLSEAEALAILREVKAEGVLRQVSAIFDTRTLGYQSSLVAAVYDENHLDAGAEVVNTHPGVSHNYKRNHDFNLWYTIAVPPESNLEAHVQKLHELSGARLTRLMPTLHLFKIGVEFDMTGKEDWNAKAKPQYTSEQRNIGYQVTDLDRAFVLEFQKDLPVTEEPYAEACAALGLSIDEVAAHAEKMKAAGALRRVSAVFRHQKAGFTFNAMGVWAVPQEQVAEVGRQMAEFKAVSHCYLRPTYPEWPYTIFTMVHGRSKEEAFGKIKAIEEEVAPGIDHAILYSTKEYKKIRLEFYKPEFYAWAKEYLGTEA is encoded by the coding sequence ATGACCGCCCCCGCCGCCCCCACCCCGCAGGCCGCGCATGCGCCTGAACCCAGCGCGCGTGAACAGCTGCTCAACCGCATTCAGCGCGATATTCCAATCGTGCAGCGGCCCTATGCCCGGCTGGCCGAGGAAGTGGGGCTTAGCGAGGCCGAGGCGCTGGCCATTCTGCGTGAAGTGAAGGCCGAGGGCGTGCTGCGGCAGGTCAGCGCCATTTTCGACACGCGCACCCTGGGCTACCAGAGCAGCCTCGTGGCCGCCGTGTACGACGAAAACCACCTTGACGCGGGCGCCGAAGTCGTGAACACCCACCCCGGCGTGAGCCACAACTACAAGCGCAACCACGATTTCAACCTGTGGTACACGATTGCCGTGCCGCCCGAGAGCAACCTCGAAGCCCACGTGCAGAAACTGCACGAGCTGAGCGGCGCGCGCCTCACCCGCCTGATGCCCACCCTGCACCTGTTCAAGATTGGCGTGGAATTCGACATGACCGGCAAGGAGGACTGGAACGCCAAGGCCAAGCCCCAGTACACCTCTGAGCAGCGCAACATCGGCTATCAGGTGACCGACCTGGACCGGGCCTTTGTGCTGGAATTCCAGAAGGATCTGCCGGTCACCGAAGAGCCCTATGCCGAGGCCTGCGCCGCCCTGGGCCTGAGCATTGACGAGGTGGCCGCCCACGCCGAAAAGATGAAGGCGGCCGGCGCCCTGCGCCGCGTGTCGGCGGTGTTCCGACACCAGAAGGCTGGCTTTACCTTCAACGCCATGGGCGTGTGGGCCGTGCCCCAGGAGCAGGTGGCAGAAGTGGGCCGCCAGATGGCCGAGTTCAAGGCGGTCTCGCACTGCTACCTGCGGCCCACCTACCCGGAGTGGCCCTACACCATCTTCACCATGGTGCACGGCCGCTCCAAGGAAGAGGCCTTTGGCAAGATCAAGGCCATTGAGGAAGAGGTGGCCCCCGGCATCGACCACGCCATCCTGTACTCCACCAAGGAATAC